GCAGGGGAAAACAGCCAACTGCCTGCGGCAAACAATGTGCCGAGCAGCCAGCGGAGAAGGGCGCCGGATATTGCGCCGACAGCGATGGGAAGCAGTGTGTGTAACATTATCGGAGGGTGGGTTGTCCGCTTGCGTTGTGGAGAGCCGTCAAAGGCCGTCTGTAAAATCAGTGTAGGGCGGTTTTGCAGACGGCCTTTCCGGTATTTTGCAGAGATTGGTTACAGCAAGGGGCTGACCAATCTTACCGTATTTTCTACCAAACCCCACCATTTGGAGCGTTGCTGCCAGCTTTTGACGCTGATGTAGCTGCTGTCGGCAAGATAGCTTTGCTGAAGGGCGTAGATTTTTGCGGTGGTGTTTTTATCATAAATGGCCAAGCTGATTTCCAGATTCAGGAAAAAGCTCCGCATGTCCATGTTTACCGTGCCGAACAGGGAATAGTCTTCATCGATGGTTAAGGTTTTGGCGTGCAGCAGTCCGCCTTCGAATGCTGCGATTTTAACGCCTGCTTCCAGCAGCATGGGGTAATAGGCGCGGGAGGCATAGCGCACCATCAGCGAATCGACTTTGGCCGGCACAATCAGGGTAACTTCCACACCGCGTTTGGCGGCTATGGTTAAGGCCAGCAGCAGCGGCTCGTCGGGAACGAAATACGGTGTGGTAATTGTAACCTTGCGCGTTGCAGAGTGTATGGCGCTGATAATGGTTTCGTAAATAACGTGGCTGCCCTGTTCGGGAGCGGAGGGAATCACTTGCGCCACAACATCGCCCTGCCGCATTTTTTCGGGCAAGAGTTTGGGAATGCGCTCTTGGTGTTCGGTCAGGTATTGCTGTATGCCTTGCAGGTTTTCATCGTTTTCCACAGCGAGATCGGCAAAGAATACGGCGGAAAGTTCCAATACCAGCGGGCCGGTGCAGCGCATCATGACATCTACCCATTCGCCGACACCGGAATCTTTTTTAAAGTAATGCGGGTCAGCCAGATTGAAGCTGCCCGTATAGCCGATTTTGCTGTCGATAACGAGGATTTTGCGGTGGTTTCGCAAGTCGGTGCGGGTAAACAAGGTGCGCCAGATACCGACGGGCAGGGCGCGTTCGACTTCAACGCCCGCTTCACGCAAACGCTTGACCCAACTGCTTTTGAAAAAACCGCTGCTGCCCACGCCGTCTGCCAGTATCGCGCAATCTATACCGCGTTTTGAGGCGCGTATCAGGGCTTCAAGCAGGTTTTCAATTCTGCCTTTGGGGTCGATGATGTAAAACGCCAGCATACAGGAATGCTCTGCCGCCTCAATATCGGCAATCATACGCTCGACAATACTGTCGGTTGTTGAAAGCAGTGTTACCGCATTACTCTGCGTCGCTCCCAATCCGGTTATGCCGGCCGCCGCTTTGCTGATGCCGTAGTAATGCGGTTTGAGCTGATGGCTGACATCCAAATAAACATCAGCAAGATATTTGTCGGCAAATCCCCGGTAAAAGCGGTTCATTTCGTCCGTCCGTTTTGCCCGCGCCGTACCCAAACGCGGTTCGCCGATGAGCAGATAGGTAACCGTGCCGAATAAAGGAAAGAGAAACAGAATAATCAGCCAGGCAAAAGTCGAACCGATGTTTTTCTGTTTGTACAATACGCGGAGCATACAGCCTAATGCGGCAACAGTATGGATAAACAGGAAAACTTCCGCCCAGCGGATCTGGCTGAAAAACTGCATTTCGATAAGGTTTTAAGGGTAAAGTACGGATTATAGCGGAAATCACATGAATATTCGCGTTCCGCACATTTTATCCGTATAGCTTGAAATGGCGATTTGCGGTAAGATACGGAGATTGTTTTTATTTTACAGACGGCATTAAAACCTGCTGTCTGCATATTCCGACAACAGACACCCTAATTTAGAAAACACCATCATGACTACTTCCGAACTGCGCCAAAAATTCCTGAAATATTTCGAACAGCACGGCCACCAAGTCGTGCGTTCCTCCTCACTCGTGCCGCACGACGACCCCACGCTGCTGTTTACCAACGCCGGCATGAACCAATTTAAAGACGTATTCCTCGGTTTCGACAAACGCCCGTACAACCGCGCCACCACCGCGCAGAAATGCGTGCGCGCCGGCGGCAAACACAACGATTTGGAAAATGTCGGCTACACCGCCCGCCACCACACCTTTTTTGAAATGATGGGCAATTTTTCGTTCGGCGATTATTTCAAACGCGATGCGATTCACTTTGCATGGGGCTTCCTTACCGGCAAAGAATGGCTGAACCTGCCGAAAGAAAAACTGCTGGCTACCGTGTATGCAGAAGACGACGAAGCCTACAACATCTGGTTGAACGAAATCGGTATGCCGGCCGAGCGCATCGTGCGTATCGGCGACAACAAAGGCAGCCGCTATGCTTCCGACAATTTCTGGCAGATGGGCGATACCGGCCCCTGCGGCCCGTGTACCGAAATTTTCTACGACCACGGCGAAGAAATCTGGGGCGGCATTCCGGGCAGCCCGGAAGAAGACGGCGACCGTTGGATTGAAATCTGGAACTGCGTATTCATGCAATACAACCGCGACGAGGCGGGCAACATGAACCCGCTGCCCAAGCCGAGCGTGGATACCGGTATGGGCTTGGAGCGCATGGCGGCGGTGATGCAGGGCGTGCACAGTAATTACGAAATCGATTTGTTCCAAGACCTGCTCAAAGCGGTTGCCCGTGAAACCGGCAGCGAATTCAGCATGGACGTGCCCAGTCTGAAAGTGATTGCCGACCATATCCGTTCGTGTTCCTTCCTGATTGCAGACGGCGTGATGCCCTCCAACGAAGGCCGCGGTTATGTATTGCGCCGCATCATCCGCCGCGCCGTGCGCCACGGTTACAAATTGGGTCAGAAAAACGCCTTTTTCTACAAACTTGTACCTGACTTAGTGAAAGAAATGGGCGATGCTTATCCGGAGCTGAAAGAAAAACAAACCCAGATTATGGAAGCCTTGCGCGGCGAAGAAACGCGGTTCGGACAAACCTTGGAAACCGGCATGGGTTTGTTTAACCAAGTATTGAACGGCATGAAATTCATGAAGCTGGAAAGCCTGCTGCCGTCTGGAAATGCCGCACCGCTGACCTTAAAAACTTCAGACGGCCTCGAGTTTTCCGCCGTATCGCGAAACATCGGCGGCAACAAGCAAATTGCCGTTACCCCGAAGGCAGAAGGCCGTCTGAACGAAACCGTTACCGTCAGCCTTCAAGATGTGGTGGAAGATGGTGAAGTACCGGCGCAAGGCAAACCGTTTGCCGATGCTTTGGAAAAATACCTCAACGAAAACATCGCCAACAGCAAACTGATTATTTCCGGCGAACACATTTTCAAACTGTACGATACCTACGGTTTTCCGTACGACCTTACCGCAGACATGGCACGCGAATTGGGTATTGAGTTGGACGAAGAAGGTTTCGAGCGCGAAATGGAAGCGCAACGCAACCGCGCCCGCGCCGCCCAAAACTTCAAAGCCAACACCCAGCTGGCTTACGAAGGCCGAGATACCGAATTCAAAGGCTATACCGAACGCCAAACCGAAGCAAAGATCATCGCGCTTTACCAAGACGGCGAAGCTGTGGACGAGTTGGCCGAAGGCGAAACCGGCGCGGTGGTGATTGATTTCACGCCGTTTTATGCCGAATCGGGCGGCCAGGTCGGCGATGTCGGTTTCATCTTCGCAGGCGACAACCGTTTTGAAGTACGCGATACGCAAAAAATCAAAGCTGCCGTATTCGGTCAATTCGGCGTGCAGGTTTCAGGCCGTCTGAAAGTGGGCGATGCCGTTACCGCCAAAATCGACAACGACATCCGCAATGCCAATATGCGCAACCACAGCGCAACGCACCTGATGCACAAAGCCCTGCGCGATGTATTGGGCAGCCACGTCGAACAAAAAGGTTCGTTGGTAACCGCCGAATCCACCCGTTTCGATATTTCGCACCCGCAGGCCGTTACCGCCGAGGAAATCGCCGAAGTAGAACGCCGCGTGAACGCCGCCATTTTGGCCAATGTGGAAGTGAACGCCGCCATCATGAGCATGGAAGATGCACAAAAATCCGGTGCCATGATGCTGTTCGGCGAAAAATACGGCGACGAAGTGCGCGTATTGAAAATGGGTGACTTCTCCACCGAATTGTGCGGCGGTACCCACGTTGCGCGCACCGGCGACATCGGCCTCTTC
The nucleotide sequence above comes from Neisseria animalis. Encoded proteins:
- the cls gene encoding cardiolipin synthase — its product is MQFFSQIRWAEVFLFIHTVAALGCMLRVLYKQKNIGSTFAWLIILFLFPLFGTVTYLLIGEPRLGTARAKRTDEMNRFYRGFADKYLADVYLDVSHQLKPHYYGISKAAAGITGLGATQSNAVTLLSTTDSIVERMIADIEAAEHSCMLAFYIIDPKGRIENLLEALIRASKRGIDCAILADGVGSSGFFKSSWVKRLREAGVEVERALPVGIWRTLFTRTDLRNHRKILVIDSKIGYTGSFNLADPHYFKKDSGVGEWVDVMMRCTGPLVLELSAVFFADLAVENDENLQGIQQYLTEHQERIPKLLPEKMRQGDVVAQVIPSAPEQGSHVIYETIISAIHSATRKVTITTPYFVPDEPLLLALTIAAKRGVEVTLIVPAKVDSLMVRYASRAYYPMLLEAGVKIAAFEGGLLHAKTLTIDEDYSLFGTVNMDMRSFFLNLEISLAIYDKNTTAKIYALQQSYLADSSYISVKSWQQRSKWWGLVENTVRLVSPLL
- the alaS gene encoding alanine--tRNA ligase, with protein sequence MTTSELRQKFLKYFEQHGHQVVRSSSLVPHDDPTLLFTNAGMNQFKDVFLGFDKRPYNRATTAQKCVRAGGKHNDLENVGYTARHHTFFEMMGNFSFGDYFKRDAIHFAWGFLTGKEWLNLPKEKLLATVYAEDDEAYNIWLNEIGMPAERIVRIGDNKGSRYASDNFWQMGDTGPCGPCTEIFYDHGEEIWGGIPGSPEEDGDRWIEIWNCVFMQYNRDEAGNMNPLPKPSVDTGMGLERMAAVMQGVHSNYEIDLFQDLLKAVARETGSEFSMDVPSLKVIADHIRSCSFLIADGVMPSNEGRGYVLRRIIRRAVRHGYKLGQKNAFFYKLVPDLVKEMGDAYPELKEKQTQIMEALRGEETRFGQTLETGMGLFNQVLNGMKFMKLESLLPSGNAAPLTLKTSDGLEFSAVSRNIGGNKQIAVTPKAEGRLNETVTVSLQDVVEDGEVPAQGKPFADALEKYLNENIANSKLIISGEHIFKLYDTYGFPYDLTADMARELGIELDEEGFEREMEAQRNRARAAQNFKANTQLAYEGRDTEFKGYTERQTEAKIIALYQDGEAVDELAEGETGAVVIDFTPFYAESGGQVGDVGFIFAGDNRFEVRDTQKIKAAVFGQFGVQVSGRLKVGDAVTAKIDNDIRNANMRNHSATHLMHKALRDVLGSHVEQKGSLVTAESTRFDISHPQAVTAEEIAEVERRVNAAILANVEVNAAIMSMEDAQKSGAMMLFGEKYGDEVRVLKMGDFSTELCGGTHVARTGDIGLFKIVSEGGIAAGIRRIEAITGFNALQWAQSQERLVKDIIAEVKAQTEKDVLAKIQANAAQTKALEKELAKAKSELAVHTGAALFDNAKDLGAAKLIAAQIDAEAGALRDIVTDLTGKADNAVVLLAAVNDGKVSLCAGVSKPLTAKVKAGDLVKTVAEQIGGKGGGRPDLAQAGGSDVEKLADALGSVEGWIGSKLG